In Streptomyces sp. NBC_00483, a single window of DNA contains:
- a CDS encoding DUF1990 family protein, whose protein sequence is MSPRVKLRVNLTYSEVGATLAAGELPPGYAHMDRRVRIGSGQECFERAGAAVLAWGAQRGAGLRVTPDGDVREGADVVLRALFLRIPCRVVRVVREPSCVGFAYGTLPGHPECGEEAFLVERAADGAVWFRIRAFSRPGRWYARLGGPVARGVQKWVTGRYLRAVADAAG, encoded by the coding sequence GTGAGCCCGCGGGTGAAACTGCGGGTGAACCTCACCTACAGCGAGGTCGGCGCGACCCTGGCGGCAGGCGAACTGCCGCCGGGGTACGCCCACATGGACCGCCGTGTCCGGATCGGCTCGGGGCAGGAGTGCTTCGAGCGGGCCGGTGCGGCGGTCCTCGCGTGGGGCGCCCAGCGCGGGGCCGGGCTCCGGGTGACACCGGACGGCGACGTCCGGGAGGGCGCGGACGTGGTGCTGCGGGCGCTGTTCCTGCGGATTCCCTGCCGGGTCGTACGCGTCGTGCGCGAACCGTCGTGCGTCGGATTCGCCTACGGGACGCTGCCGGGGCATCCGGAGTGCGGCGAGGAGGCGTTCCTCGTCGAGCGGGCGGCGGACGGGGCCGTGTGGTTCCGGATCCGGGCGTTCTCGCGGCCGGGGCGGTGGTACGCGCGGCTCGGCGGGCCGGTGGCGCGGGGCGTGCAGAAGTGGGTGACCGGGCGGTATCTGCGGGCCGTCGCGGACGCGGCCGGGTGA
- a CDS encoding ABC transporter substrate-binding protein, translating to MRANPITHQVNRRSLLRALGGGAAAAAVGGLATGCGVPAAYVSPGERAGHDLSADEKRLTWANWPLYIDVDDDNPSKRPTLDAFEKRTGIQVKYTEEINDNDEFFGKISPSLMNHQKTDRDLIVISDWMCSRFVRLGWVQEMDRARQPHVTKYLDPLLRSPAFDPGRKYTVPWQSGITGIAYDRRRLGREIKHVSDLWADDLAGRVTLLSGLDESFALLMQGNGVDITKWTGADFDKVCDQVEKLVKAKHIRRFTGNDYIKDLSSGDVLACQAYSGDVIQLQADNPDIEFVVPEEGAELWAESLMIPDLADHKANAERLVDYYYQPEVAAELAAWVNYVCPVPAARDVLASSKDKETAELAEDPLIFPDDRMRSRLAIARDIRPAERTEFSKRWNRIAGL from the coding sequence GTGCGAGCGAACCCGATAACCCACCAGGTCAACCGTCGTTCCCTGTTGCGCGCCCTGGGCGGTGGTGCCGCGGCCGCGGCGGTCGGCGGCCTCGCCACCGGCTGCGGGGTGCCCGCCGCGTACGTCTCGCCGGGGGAGCGGGCAGGACACGACCTGTCCGCCGACGAGAAGCGGCTCACCTGGGCCAACTGGCCGCTCTACATCGACGTCGACGACGACAACCCGTCGAAGCGGCCCACCCTCGACGCGTTCGAGAAGCGGACCGGGATCCAGGTCAAGTACACCGAAGAGATCAACGACAACGACGAGTTCTTCGGCAAGATCAGCCCGTCGCTGATGAACCACCAGAAGACCGACCGCGACCTCATCGTCATCTCCGACTGGATGTGCTCGCGCTTCGTGCGCCTCGGCTGGGTCCAGGAGATGGACCGGGCCCGGCAGCCGCATGTCACCAAGTACCTCGACCCGCTGCTGCGTTCGCCCGCGTTCGACCCGGGCCGCAAGTACACCGTGCCGTGGCAGTCCGGCATCACCGGCATCGCGTACGACAGGCGCAGGCTGGGCCGCGAGATCAAACACGTCTCTGACCTGTGGGCGGACGACCTCGCCGGGCGGGTCACCCTCCTCTCCGGTCTCGACGAGTCCTTCGCCCTCCTCATGCAGGGCAACGGCGTCGACATCACCAAGTGGACCGGCGCCGACTTCGACAAGGTCTGCGACCAGGTCGAGAAGCTGGTGAAGGCGAAGCACATCCGCCGCTTCACCGGCAACGACTACATCAAGGACCTCTCCAGCGGCGACGTCCTCGCCTGCCAGGCGTACAGCGGCGACGTCATCCAGCTCCAGGCCGACAACCCGGACATCGAGTTCGTCGTGCCCGAGGAGGGCGCCGAGCTCTGGGCCGAGTCCCTGATGATCCCCGACCTCGCCGACCACAAGGCCAACGCCGAGCGCCTGGTCGACTACTACTACCAGCCGGAGGTCGCGGCGGAGCTCGCCGCGTGGGTCAACTACGTCTGCCCGGTCCCGGCGGCCCGCGACGTGCTCGCCTCCTCCAAGGACAAGGAGACCGCCGAACTCGCGGAGGACCCGCTGATCTTCCCCGACGACCGGATGCGCTCACGGCTCGCGATCGCCCGTGACATCAGGCCGGCGGAGCGGACCGAGTTCTCGAAGCGGTGGAACAGGATCGCGGGGCTGTGA